In Nitrospira sp., the following proteins share a genomic window:
- the rpmG gene encoding 50S ribosomal protein L33 yields the protein MREVIAVACIGCESPGKSVYWTTKNKKNDPDRIELKKYCSYCRKHAAHKEKR from the coding sequence ATGCGTGAAGTCATTGCCGTGGCCTGTATCGGCTGCGAATCGCCGGGCAAATCGGTCTATTGGACGACGAAGAACAAGAAGAACGATCCGGACCGGATCGAACTGAAGAAGTATTGCTCGTATTGCCGCAAACACGCGGCGCATAAGGAAAAACGGTAA
- the rpmB gene encoding 50S ribosomal protein L28 yields MGRYCQVTGKKPVSGNNVSHANNKTRRRFVPNLQRKRYFLTEENRWITLSVSAHGMKIINKRGLAPVVSEMRAAGEKI; encoded by the coding sequence ATGGGACGCTATTGTCAGGTGACCGGGAAGAAGCCGGTGTCGGGAAACAACGTGAGTCATGCCAACAACAAGACGAGACGGCGATTTGTGCCGAACCTACAGCGCAAACGCTACTTTTTGACAGAAGAGAATCGCTGGATCACCTTGTCGGTCTCAGCGCACGGGATGAAGATCATCAACAAACGAGGCCTGGCTCCGGTGGTTTCAGAAATGCGGGCGGCCGGAGAAAAGATTTAG